A region from the Paludisphaera rhizosphaerae genome encodes:
- a CDS encoding tetratricopeptide repeat protein, which translates to MITTRSNLCRWLAGLLIATTAGGIVFARGFGGGGGFRGGGGGFRGGGFGGGGFRGGYGGGGFGGGYRGGYGGGFGGASFGRSPSFSSVGTFDRGGSAFRGYNPYAGGMSARGGEFGEGFGGGRAGSGFAAGSYTGARGGSVGYAGAGRAAEGPRGGEAAGGAGGVRVTTPGGRSFTDVGRAGAAVGPGGNAVAGRSNLAVASGPRGFAAEGGRAYGASGYRPYGYNAYGAYHSGWVHGYWNGHNDAAWGWGGGWGWGGLGMMTGLGLGWGLASWGMGSSLYDMGYMGYANPYYVAAAAPVYDYSQPIDTGTAPAADDATNQGLAAFDAARAAFLDGAYDQALQQSDTALKLTPNDTALHEFRALCLFALKRYDEAAAVLYDVLSVGPGWDWATLIGLYPDVEVYTTQLRALEAAYKEDPRSASDRFVLAYHYLVQGHIPTAVKVLKEVVALRPDDSLSASLVAKLSPPATAETAPTTLPAASPPPAGASLDGSWTAKPRPDASVSLTIQPGGRFEWTATQGANVHKFAGTYTYGDSLLTLVQDAGPALVGRVDWTDASHLAFHVVGAAPADPGLSFSR; encoded by the coding sequence ATGATCACGACTCGATCGAACCTGTGTCGGTGGTTGGCCGGGCTGTTGATCGCGACGACCGCGGGCGGGATCGTCTTCGCCCGGGGATTCGGCGGCGGCGGCGGTTTTCGAGGCGGCGGCGGTGGGTTCCGAGGAGGAGGCTTCGGGGGCGGCGGTTTCCGGGGCGGTTATGGGGGCGGGGGCTTCGGAGGAGGTTATCGAGGCGGATACGGAGGAGGATTCGGGGGAGCATCCTTCGGACGCAGTCCATCGTTCAGCTCGGTGGGCACGTTCGATCGGGGCGGCTCGGCGTTCCGAGGCTACAACCCCTACGCCGGCGGGATGTCCGCACGAGGAGGCGAGTTCGGGGAGGGGTTCGGAGGCGGACGCGCTGGTTCCGGCTTTGCCGCCGGCTCATACACCGGGGCTCGCGGAGGCTCCGTCGGTTACGCCGGGGCCGGACGCGCCGCGGAGGGTCCTCGCGGCGGCGAGGCCGCTGGTGGGGCCGGCGGAGTCCGCGTTACGACGCCAGGCGGGCGATCGTTCACCGACGTCGGCCGGGCCGGCGCGGCGGTTGGGCCGGGAGGCAATGCGGTCGCCGGGCGATCGAATCTGGCGGTTGCATCCGGGCCTCGCGGATTCGCGGCGGAAGGAGGCCGAGCCTATGGAGCCTCGGGGTATCGGCCCTACGGCTACAACGCCTATGGGGCCTATCACTCGGGCTGGGTCCACGGCTACTGGAACGGCCATAACGACGCCGCCTGGGGTTGGGGAGGCGGATGGGGCTGGGGTGGTTTGGGGATGATGACCGGCCTCGGACTGGGGTGGGGCCTGGCCAGTTGGGGCATGGGCTCCTCGCTCTACGACATGGGATACATGGGCTACGCCAACCCCTACTACGTCGCGGCCGCGGCTCCCGTCTACGACTACTCGCAACCGATCGACACCGGAACCGCTCCGGCGGCCGACGACGCGACGAACCAGGGGCTCGCCGCCTTCGACGCCGCTCGCGCGGCCTTCCTGGACGGGGCCTACGACCAGGCGTTGCAGCAGTCGGATACGGCCCTCAAACTGACGCCGAACGACACCGCCCTGCACGAATTCCGCGCTCTCTGTCTCTTCGCCCTGAAGCGGTACGACGAGGCGGCGGCCGTGCTCTACGACGTCCTTTCGGTCGGCCCCGGCTGGGACTGGGCCACCTTGATCGGGCTCTACCCCGACGTTGAGGTTTACACGACGCAGCTTCGCGCCCTGGAGGCCGCCTACAAGGAAGACCCGCGGTCGGCGTCGGATCGCTTCGTCCTGGCGTATCACTACCTCGTCCAGGGCCACATCCCGACGGCGGTGAAGGTGCTCAAGGAGGTTGTGGCCCTGCGGCCTGACGACTCGCTTTCCGCGAGCCTGGTGGCCAAGCTGTCGCCTCCCGCGACGGCCGAAACCGCTCCGACGACTCTACCCGCCGCTTCTCCTCCTCCCGCCGGTGCGTCGCTCGACGGCTCCTGGACGGCGAAACCCCGACCCGACGCTAGCGTGTCCCTGACGATCCAGCCCGGAGGCCGGTTCGAGTGGACGGCGACCCAGGGGGCGAACGTCCACAAGTTCGCCGGGACCTACACCTATGGCGACAGCCTCCTGACGCTCGTCCAGGACGCTGGGCCTGCGCTCGTCGGCCGAGTGGACTGGACGGACGCGAGCCACCTCGCGTTCCACGTCGTCGGCGCCGCACCCGCTGATCCGGGTTTGAGCTTCTCTCGTTAG
- a CDS encoding CAP domain-containing protein, with translation MARPTSRRSLRFENLEDRQLLSSAAPSNDQQLALQLINMARTTPKLAAQWLSKNIGSDVSNTLKHFNVDVNSVLNTISSSNPLPPVAWNADLADAAQAHSDDMAANQYQSHTGSDGSSADDRIANSGYNATSTGENAFAYADSVDNAMQAFLYDWGVSDAGHRRNLLQPGVSADNSFTDVGVGVAKSSSGKVGPVLITQDFGRSASATPQLLGVVYSDDDSDGFYSAGEGQGSVEIDATNLATGATSSTKTWDSGGYQMPLSAGKYQVTASENNVVIKQVNVTISNQNVEQDFVTSNSWDGRSLSAATMRTAASTPSASASTVAVTPTPVAVTPTPTPVAVAPTVMSAQVSSSTASSSKMAVFTPSNWKGPDVAASAMAAWTTWKARSN, from the coding sequence ATGGCTCGACCGACGTCACGACGATCGCTGCGTTTCGAGAATCTCGAAGATCGCCAGCTCCTCTCGTCGGCCGCCCCCAGCAACGACCAGCAGCTCGCCCTCCAGCTGATCAACATGGCTCGGACCACCCCCAAGTTGGCGGCCCAGTGGCTGTCGAAGAACATCGGCTCGGACGTGTCCAACACGCTCAAGCACTTCAACGTCGACGTCAACAGCGTCCTCAACACGATCTCCTCGAGCAACCCGCTGCCGCCGGTCGCCTGGAATGCGGACCTCGCCGATGCGGCCCAGGCCCACAGCGACGACATGGCGGCGAACCAGTACCAGTCGCACACCGGCTCCGACGGTTCCTCGGCCGACGACCGGATCGCCAACTCGGGCTATAACGCCACCTCGACCGGCGAGAACGCTTTCGCCTACGCCGACAGCGTCGACAACGCCATGCAGGCCTTCCTCTACGACTGGGGCGTCTCGGACGCGGGCCATCGCCGCAACCTGCTTCAGCCGGGGGTTTCGGCCGACAACTCCTTCACGGACGTCGGCGTCGGCGTCGCCAAGTCCTCCAGCGGCAAGGTGGGGCCGGTTCTCATCACGCAGGACTTCGGCCGCAGCGCCTCCGCGACCCCGCAACTGCTGGGAGTCGTCTACAGCGATGACGACAGCGACGGCTTCTACAGCGCCGGCGAAGGGCAGGGGAGCGTCGAGATCGACGCCACCAACCTCGCCACCGGCGCGACCAGCTCGACCAAGACCTGGGATTCCGGCGGATACCAGATGCCCCTCTCGGCCGGCAAGTATCAGGTCACGGCCAGCGAGAACAACGTCGTCATCAAGCAGGTGAACGTCACGATCTCCAACCAGAACGTCGAGCAGGACTTCGTCACCAGCAACTCCTGGGACGGCCGGTCGTTGAGTGCGGCCACCATGCGAACCGCCGCGTCGACTCCGTCCGCTTCGGCCTCGACCGTCGCCGTCACCCCGACTCCCGTCGCCGTCACGCCGACCCCGACTCCGGTCGCCGTCGCCCCGACCGTCATGAGCGCGCAGGTCTCTTCCTCGACGGCGAGCAGCTCCAAGATGGCGGTCTTCACGCCGAGCAACTGGAAGGGGCCGGACGTCGCCGCCTCCGCCATGGCCGCCTGGACGACCTGGAAGGCCCGATCGAACTAA
- a CDS encoding peptide MFS transporter, which yields MSQFGDPEVATSTSAAQGESLPPGAVAFTAAPTPESHPPGLYALFTTEMWERFSYYGMRALLVLYLTKAMGYNRGDALALYAVYTGLVYLTPLIGGRLADLYLGQRKAVFIGGILMALGQFALSQPSLLHLGLGLMIVGNGFFKPNISVMVGSLYPQGDARRDGAYTLFYMGINLGAFLAPLVAGTLGERTGWGNGFMSAGIGMILGLLTFVFTQRLLQGAGLPPGREPVPGSTLQSRDWVEIGVISGIVAALVYGAITAWPSIRFLWSPGFIEGSHALSFLYKGGLLVAALVAFIWATEPKAEAEMVQLHEPFTAVDWQRIGVIVVISLFSILFWMGFEQSGGTLNLFADEKTDRHVFGYEIPASLFQSINPVFIIALAPVFAVLWTRLAERKFPLPSVAKQGLGLVLLSLGFCVMYFAQKNSEAGSVSPFWLVGVYLIFTVAELFISPIGLSLVNKLSHPRIASLMMAFWFLCTAAANFLAGIMEELVEPYNFNLWLFLGVMALVPGLLLLALTPVLVKMSHGRV from the coding sequence ATGTCTCAATTCGGGGACCCCGAGGTCGCCACTTCCACCTCCGCTGCACAGGGCGAGTCGCTCCCGCCGGGAGCCGTCGCGTTCACAGCCGCCCCGACGCCTGAGTCTCACCCCCCGGGCCTTTACGCCCTGTTCACCACCGAGATGTGGGAACGGTTCAGCTATTACGGCATGCGGGCGCTGCTGGTCCTGTATCTGACCAAGGCCATGGGCTACAACCGGGGAGACGCCCTGGCCCTCTACGCCGTCTACACGGGGCTGGTCTATCTCACCCCGTTGATCGGCGGCCGATTGGCGGACCTCTATCTCGGCCAACGCAAGGCGGTCTTCATCGGCGGCATCCTGATGGCCCTGGGCCAGTTCGCCCTTTCGCAGCCGTCGCTGCTGCATCTGGGATTGGGGCTGATGATCGTGGGGAACGGCTTCTTCAAGCCGAACATCTCGGTCATGGTCGGGTCGCTCTATCCCCAGGGGGACGCTCGCCGCGACGGCGCGTACACGCTCTTCTACATGGGCATCAATCTGGGCGCCTTCCTCGCTCCGCTGGTAGCCGGCACGCTCGGCGAGCGAACAGGCTGGGGGAACGGCTTCATGAGCGCGGGGATCGGCATGATCCTGGGCCTCTTGACGTTCGTTTTCACGCAGCGGCTGCTCCAGGGTGCGGGTTTGCCCCCCGGCCGCGAGCCCGTCCCCGGCTCGACGCTCCAATCCCGCGATTGGGTGGAGATCGGCGTGATCTCCGGCATCGTGGCCGCACTCGTTTACGGAGCGATCACAGCCTGGCCGTCGATTCGTTTCCTCTGGTCGCCGGGGTTTATCGAAGGCTCGCACGCGCTCAGCTTTCTGTACAAGGGGGGACTGCTGGTCGCCGCCCTCGTCGCCTTCATCTGGGCCACTGAGCCCAAGGCCGAGGCCGAGATGGTTCAACTGCACGAGCCGTTCACGGCCGTCGACTGGCAGCGGATCGGCGTGATCGTGGTCATCAGCCTGTTCTCGATCCTCTTCTGGATGGGCTTCGAACAGTCCGGCGGCACGCTCAACCTGTTCGCCGATGAGAAGACGGATCGGCATGTTTTCGGCTATGAGATCCCGGCGTCGTTGTTCCAGTCGATCAATCCGGTGTTCATCATCGCGCTCGCGCCGGTGTTCGCGGTCCTCTGGACCCGGCTGGCTGAGCGAAAATTCCCGCTTCCTTCGGTCGCCAAGCAGGGGCTCGGGCTGGTGCTGCTGAGTCTCGGCTTTTGTGTGATGTACTTCGCTCAGAAGAACTCTGAAGCCGGCTCGGTCTCACCGTTCTGGCTGGTTGGGGTCTACCTGATCTTCACGGTCGCCGAGTTGTTCATCTCTCCGATCGGGCTCTCGCTGGTGAACAAGCTGTCGCACCCGCGGATCGCCTCCCTGATGATGGCCTTCTGGTTCCTCTGCACGGCGGCGGCCAATTTTCTGGCCGGCATCATGGAGGAGTTGGTTGAGCCGTACAACTTCAACCTCTGGCTGTTCCTGGGCGTGATGGCTCTGGTCCCCGGCCTGCTCCTGCTGGCGTTGACGCCGGTGCTGGTGAAGATGTCGCACGGGCGGGTTTGA
- a CDS encoding heparinase II/III domain-containing protein gives MILQRYVVNGLVMLFVIGAPGSATWAQPSSRRSADADRLKARLAPVLQLSEPDLLRLIPDRAGFHFVGCPNCRGGTQEEQLDWTLDRPDEVYCRYCRMQFPNEKFPENQVVRVVNPRGQVQEYPCWESPDPPPKSGWKVIEPDPKRGARYFFRAKGWFLAREYFAGAAADLSILYAQTGDRSYARRAALIIDRFAQVYPGYCVHYDVPFTPKHLFPGSQRHPFPVSDYRAAKWSWWAYMDIPESLIQAYGRIRSSGEIDAEVARRIENDFFRASVEFVRGFPPARSNMDPRLIGGLVAAGKVLNEPDYIHDAVSRIDALAEGQFYSDGMWREGTVSYHNQSVGGLLQLANSLKGYTDPPNYHHPRDGSRFDDLDLLNRFPLLAKARALPGRLRYPDGRVVAIHDTWAGRIEGPATTATGPDLLSGYGHARLGMGQGEDQTQAHLHFSGGYGHQHQDLLSLTLFARGAERLSDVGYTHTRYRVWGESTLSHNTVMVDGREQATGSARRPNDGALRLFVPNGEGLQIVEAAAPRAYPEITSDYRRMLLLVETEPNRSYVLDVFRVVGGKLHEYVLAGDADHDGAVDVDLPSTRFGDTLLPPGVRFRLPTGESVPGDAEGRNIAYAFVRDVASMRPSGNWTARFTSEAPTTGELRIHGLPEPGTEILKARGPSIRRAGSDDANLDRYTMPMLVERREGSDLSSTFIHVFEPTVGQPLLRSVERLTPDEGSPGDVVVRVAWEGGVDTLLIAADPVGSTIRHGDRSLQGRVGFVRERAGAIERMTLIGGTRLSSGGSQLDGQGIVRGQVVGVLRKAQGAVLDGLIVDSPLPDAGFLKGRTLVVSDPEGFTQGHEVTGVAEQDGKPVLVLADDPAIEIDGEGKSRQCYFPSRTWSGVNRFEIATMATRRTIP, from the coding sequence GTGATCCTTCAGCGATATGTCGTCAACGGCCTGGTCATGCTGTTCGTGATCGGGGCGCCTGGGTCCGCGACGTGGGCTCAACCCTCCTCGCGACGATCAGCCGACGCGGACCGACTCAAAGCTCGACTCGCGCCCGTCCTTCAACTTTCCGAGCCCGACTTGCTGCGGCTGATCCCCGACCGGGCGGGGTTCCACTTCGTCGGGTGCCCCAACTGCCGAGGCGGCACTCAGGAGGAACAACTCGACTGGACTCTCGACCGCCCTGACGAGGTCTATTGCCGATACTGCCGCATGCAGTTTCCCAACGAGAAGTTCCCGGAGAACCAGGTCGTTCGGGTCGTCAACCCACGGGGCCAGGTCCAGGAATACCCCTGCTGGGAATCGCCCGATCCTCCTCCGAAATCAGGGTGGAAGGTCATCGAGCCGGACCCGAAACGAGGGGCCCGGTATTTCTTCCGAGCGAAAGGCTGGTTCCTGGCGCGCGAGTACTTCGCTGGGGCGGCCGCCGACCTCTCGATCCTCTACGCTCAGACGGGCGATCGGTCCTACGCCCGGCGGGCGGCGCTGATCATCGACCGCTTCGCGCAGGTCTATCCCGGCTATTGCGTGCACTACGACGTTCCGTTCACCCCGAAGCACCTTTTCCCAGGCAGCCAACGCCACCCCTTCCCGGTCTCGGATTACCGGGCCGCGAAATGGTCGTGGTGGGCGTACATGGACATCCCCGAGTCGCTGATCCAGGCCTACGGGCGGATCCGATCGAGCGGAGAGATCGACGCCGAGGTGGCGCGTCGCATTGAGAACGACTTCTTCCGCGCCAGCGTCGAATTCGTCCGCGGCTTCCCGCCCGCTCGAAGCAATATGGATCCCAGGCTCATCGGGGGCCTGGTGGCGGCCGGCAAGGTTCTCAACGAACCCGACTATATCCACGACGCCGTCTCTCGAATCGACGCGTTGGCGGAGGGACAATTCTACTCCGATGGTATGTGGCGCGAGGGAACCGTCAGCTATCACAACCAGTCCGTGGGCGGGCTCCTCCAACTGGCCAACTCCTTGAAGGGGTACACCGATCCCCCGAACTACCATCACCCTCGCGACGGGAGCCGATTCGACGACCTCGATCTCCTGAATCGTTTTCCCCTCCTGGCGAAGGCTCGCGCTCTGCCGGGCAGGCTGCGCTACCCTGATGGCCGCGTCGTGGCGATCCACGACACCTGGGCCGGTCGCATCGAGGGGCCTGCGACGACGGCCACGGGGCCGGATCTGCTCTCGGGCTACGGGCACGCTCGGTTAGGCATGGGCCAGGGCGAAGACCAGACCCAGGCGCATCTCCACTTCTCCGGCGGCTATGGTCATCAGCACCAGGATCTTCTGAGCCTGACCCTCTTCGCACGCGGGGCCGAGCGGCTCTCCGACGTCGGTTATACGCACACGCGTTACCGAGTCTGGGGGGAGAGCACGCTGTCGCACAACACGGTCATGGTCGACGGGCGCGAGCAGGCGACCGGGTCGGCCCGCCGGCCTAACGACGGCGCTCTTCGGCTCTTCGTTCCCAACGGCGAAGGCCTGCAGATCGTCGAGGCGGCCGCCCCGCGAGCCTATCCGGAGATCACGAGCGACTATCGACGGATGCTCCTCCTCGTCGAGACGGAGCCGAACCGGAGCTACGTGCTCGACGTCTTCCGCGTCGTCGGCGGCAAGCTCCATGAATACGTCCTCGCCGGCGACGCCGACCATGACGGCGCTGTGGACGTGGACCTGCCGTCGACGCGGTTCGGCGACACCCTGCTGCCGCCCGGAGTCCGATTTCGGCTGCCGACCGGAGAAAGCGTTCCGGGAGACGCCGAGGGGCGGAACATCGCTTACGCGTTCGTTCGCGACGTCGCCAGTATGCGTCCGTCGGGGAACTGGACGGCCCGATTCACGAGCGAGGCTCCGACAACCGGCGAGCTGCGAATCCACGGCCTGCCCGAACCTGGGACGGAGATCCTCAAGGCTCGGGGCCCTTCAATCCGTCGCGCGGGCTCCGACGACGCCAATCTCGATCGATACACCATGCCCATGCTGGTCGAACGCCGCGAAGGCTCGGACCTCTCAAGCACTTTCATACATGTGTTCGAGCCTACGGTCGGCCAGCCTTTGCTCCGATCGGTCGAGCGATTGACGCCCGACGAGGGGAGTCCTGGGGACGTCGTCGTTCGAGTCGCCTGGGAGGGGGGCGTCGACACGCTCCTGATCGCCGCCGACCCCGTCGGCTCGACGATCCGCCACGGGGACCGTTCCCTTCAGGGGCGTGTCGGGTTCGTCCGCGAACGCGCTGGGGCGATCGAACGCATGACGCTGATCGGCGGAACCCGGCTTTCATCGGGAGGGAGCCAACTCGACGGCCAGGGGATCGTTCGGGGCCAGGTCGTGGGCGTCCTCCGCAAGGCCCAAGGAGCCGTTCTGGACGGTTTGATCGTCGACAGTCCGCTACCGGATGCTGGCTTTCTGAAGGGTCGAACCCTCGTCGTGTCCGATCCTGAGGGCTTCACCCAAGGGCACGAGGTGACGGGCGTGGCCGAACAGGACGGGAAACCCGTCCTCGTCCTGGCGGACGACCCGGCGATTGAGATCGACGGGGAAGGGAAGAGCCGGCAATGCTACTTCCCTTCCCGCACCTGGTCCGGGGTCAACCGCTTCGAGATCGCCACCATGGCGACCCGTCGGACGATTCCCTGA
- a CDS encoding esterase/lipase family protein translates to MKRSEPRIAAVWVLPWAWILLAMMGAADRRVEVPIDAQGRVAVSRIVASLADATGVQIKPPDADLTLPVRGLSGSLGRSLLSDSLGKDVEVEFEEGTVVFQVPDGLGRGASAVSWRGRLEELSAKTEEAASSRARHVLQARPSYRPNDPSRPTVCLVHGLNSSSGGFAFMIPLLEEAGYGVVTFDYPFNQRLDDSCEQFRSDWVAFRERVGERRSWSLLGHSMGCLVARAYIEGPGKEAGDVDSLILIAPVNGGAHIARLQPVLQMIGRFTAVRGRKTTRALSQLADGSEGAADDMLPGSPFLTRLNRRPRNEAVPYHIIAGNIGLLTIDGRKQIEDQLDLMGRNSGPFGFLTQLASTEVLPILDELTDGTGDGAVTVEATRLKGAPDPVLVAANHAELIRAPILFSDPGPVVTMPWILSWLKEDHAARPAANPERPAPRD, encoded by the coding sequence ATGAAACGCAGTGAACCACGAATCGCCGCCGTCTGGGTCCTTCCCTGGGCCTGGATTCTGCTCGCCATGATGGGCGCAGCCGACCGCCGCGTCGAAGTGCCGATCGACGCTCAGGGACGAGTGGCCGTCTCCAGGATCGTCGCGTCCCTCGCCGATGCGACGGGCGTGCAAATCAAGCCGCCGGACGCCGACCTGACGCTCCCCGTGCGCGGGCTGTCGGGCTCGCTGGGGCGATCGTTGCTCTCGGACAGTCTGGGCAAGGACGTCGAAGTCGAGTTTGAGGAAGGCACCGTCGTTTTCCAGGTCCCCGACGGGCTCGGTCGCGGAGCGTCCGCCGTATCATGGCGCGGTCGATTGGAGGAGCTTTCGGCGAAGACCGAGGAAGCCGCTTCCAGTCGGGCGAGACACGTTCTTCAGGCTCGGCCGTCGTATCGTCCCAATGATCCGTCCCGGCCGACGGTCTGCCTGGTCCACGGGTTGAACTCGTCGTCGGGCGGATTCGCATTCATGATCCCGCTGCTGGAAGAGGCCGGCTACGGGGTCGTCACGTTCGACTATCCGTTCAACCAGCGTCTCGACGACTCCTGCGAGCAATTCCGGTCCGACTGGGTCGCCTTCCGGGAACGGGTCGGCGAGCGACGGTCGTGGTCGTTGCTCGGCCATTCGATGGGGTGCCTGGTCGCGCGCGCTTATATTGAAGGGCCAGGGAAGGAGGCGGGCGACGTCGACTCGCTGATCCTGATCGCCCCGGTGAACGGCGGAGCGCACATCGCCAGGCTCCAGCCGGTCCTCCAGATGATCGGTCGGTTCACGGCGGTCCGCGGCCGGAAGACCACTCGCGCGCTTTCTCAGTTGGCCGATGGATCCGAAGGTGCGGCCGACGACATGCTGCCGGGGAGTCCGTTCCTGACCCGCCTCAATCGTCGTCCCCGCAATGAGGCCGTCCCCTACCACATCATCGCGGGGAACATCGGCTTGCTGACGATCGATGGACGGAAACAGATCGAGGATCAACTCGACCTCATGGGTCGAAACTCTGGGCCCTTCGGTTTCCTCACGCAACTCGCGAGCACGGAGGTCCTGCCGATTCTGGACGAATTGACCGACGGCACAGGGGACGGCGCCGTAACCGTGGAAGCGACCCGGCTCAAAGGTGCCCCCGATCCGGTCCTGGTGGCCGCCAACCATGCCGAGTTGATTCGCGCCCCGATCCTCTTCTCCGACCCGGGGCCTGTCGTCACGATGCCCTGGATCCTTAGCTGGCTGAAAGAGGATCACGCCGCCCGTCCGGCCGCCAACCCCGAACGGCCCGCCCCACGAGACTAA
- a CDS encoding secondary thiamine-phosphate synthase enzyme YjbQ: protein MIHQQTLTISTRGRGTIEITGELERIIAGSGVRTGLCNVFIQHTSASLIVCENADPSVRQDLERFAARLAPDGDPIFRHTLEGPDDMPAHVRSILTQTALTIPVADGSPALGTWQGIFVWEHRTHPHRRSVVVTVLGDD from the coding sequence GTGATCCACCAGCAGACTCTAACGATCTCCACTCGCGGCCGAGGGACGATCGAGATCACCGGCGAGCTCGAGCGGATCATCGCCGGCTCGGGCGTTCGGACGGGCCTTTGCAACGTCTTCATCCAGCACACGAGCGCCTCGCTGATCGTCTGCGAGAACGCGGACCCGAGCGTCCGCCAGGATCTGGAACGGTTCGCGGCCCGGCTGGCGCCCGACGGCGATCCGATCTTTCGCCATACCCTTGAAGGCCCCGACGACATGCCGGCCCACGTCCGGTCGATCCTCACGCAGACGGCCCTCACGATCCCCGTCGCCGACGGGTCGCCGGCGCTGGGAACCTGGCAAGGGATCTTCGTCTGGGAGCACCGAACTCATCCGCATCGACGATCGGTGGTCGTCACGGTCCTCGGCGACGACTGA
- a CDS encoding YybH family protein, which produces MSPSARLLAVPFVCLATSAMAARAESPPAASAVEAEIRAVDAAFVRDYDAGDAKALATRFTEDAEVFEADGARYSGRPLIERSFADTFADQKGAKLNLEIASIRPLTPEVVKEEGRSITRLASGETVPRFYTVLYVKRGGSWLIASVREENDELVSPRERLKELEWMLGEWLDSGPESETRVTCRWSPDGNFLLREFTEKHAGKVVLSVTQRVGWDPVAKEFRSWEFDSEGGFGEGRWSRDGDRWVIKQSGVRPEGATASSTRILVRLRPDRVRWSLVDHVVDGRTIPGEVESILTRTPPTPLSGVGPAPSPAPTAPVGNDERRPR; this is translated from the coding sequence GTGTCACCTTCGGCGCGCTTGCTCGCGGTCCCCTTCGTTTGTCTAGCCACCTCGGCCATGGCTGCTCGGGCGGAATCGCCGCCGGCGGCTTCCGCCGTCGAGGCCGAGATCCGGGCTGTCGACGCGGCGTTCGTCCGCGACTACGACGCGGGCGACGCCAAGGCGCTCGCCACGAGGTTCACCGAGGACGCCGAGGTCTTCGAGGCCGATGGTGCCAGGTACTCGGGCCGGCCCCTCATCGAACGCAGCTTCGCCGACACATTCGCCGATCAGAAAGGCGCCAAGCTCAACCTGGAGATCGCCTCGATCCGCCCTTTGACCCCGGAGGTCGTTAAGGAGGAAGGGCGGTCGATCACTCGGCTCGCTTCCGGTGAGACCGTTCCGCGGTTCTACACCGTGCTCTACGTCAAACGGGGAGGCTCCTGGCTCATCGCCAGTGTTCGGGAGGAAAACGACGAGCTCGTCTCGCCCCGTGAGCGACTCAAAGAGCTTGAATGGATGCTGGGCGAGTGGCTGGACTCGGGTCCGGAGTCGGAAACGCGGGTGACCTGCCGGTGGTCGCCCGACGGAAACTTCCTTCTCCGCGAGTTCACGGAGAAGCACGCGGGCAAGGTCGTGCTGAGCGTCACCCAACGCGTGGGCTGGGATCCCGTGGCGAAGGAGTTCCGATCCTGGGAGTTCGACTCCGAGGGAGGTTTCGGCGAAGGACGCTGGAGCCGCGACGGCGACCGCTGGGTGATCAAGCAATCGGGCGTCCGTCCCGAAGGAGCGACGGCCTCATCGACGAGAATCCTCGTCCGGCTCCGGCCCGACCGCGTCCGCTGGTCGCTCGTCGATCATGTCGTCGACGGTCGCACCATCCCGGGTGAGGTCGAATCGATCCTGACCCGTACTCCACCCACGCCTCTTTCGGGCGTGGGACCAGCCCCATCCCCCGCCCCGACCGCTCCTGTCGGCAACGACGAACGGAGGCCCCGATGA